Genomic window (bacterium):
GGATCGTGCTGGCTGCACGGGCCGCGGCGCGCCGGTCGTCGGAGGCGCCCGCACCGGTTTTCCCGAAGCGGTACGCCGCCTAGCGTGAGAGGAGTCGGGAGATGATGCGGATCTTGGTGGCCACGGACGGGTCGCCGCACGCGAAGCGCGCGGCCGCACTCGCGGCGCGCCTCGTGCGCGAGCTGCAGAAGGCGGAAATCGTGCTGGTCAATACCGGTCACATTCCGGCGATCGCGCTCGGCGGGCCGGGCGCCGACATGATGGTCGACTACAGCGTGCTGGAAGAAGGCTTCGAGAAGGCCGGGCAGGCGATTCTCGAGCAGACGGCAGAGGTGTTCCACGGTGTCGACGCGCCCGTGACGAAGCAGTACCGGCGGGGCGAGCCGTCGCACGAGATCCTCGCGGCCGCGGCCGAGGCGAAGGCCGACATGATCATTATGGGCAGCCGCGGTCTCGGGCAGATCGGCGGCCTGATCCTCGGGAGCGTGAGTGAGCGCGTGCTGCACGGGGCGCACATTCCCGTGCTGATTGTCCGGTAGCGCGGGCATTCCGATGATGCCGGTACTCGACCGGCCGCTGCGTCACGTGGTGTTCCGCATCGACGGACGGCGGATCCCCGGAGCCCGGTCGGTGGCGCTCGTGGGCTCGTTCAACCGGTGGGACTCGGCGGCGGAACTCCTCCGGCGCGACCCCGACGGCTGGTGGACGGCCGACGTCCTGCTTGTGCCCGGTGAATACGAGTATCTCTTCCTCGTCGACGGAATGCCGTGGAACGACCCGCTCGACGACGGCCGCATGGCGAACGCGTGGGGCGGGCACTATTCGCTGCGGGTGGTGGTCTGACGATGAAGCGGGCGATGATCACGGCACGGAAGGTCGCGGCGGAGCAGATCGTGCAACAGCTGCGGCACGGCCGGAAGCCATTCTACGGGGCCCGGGGAGCGGCGGGGCCCAAGGACTTCAAAGATCTCCGCGGCCCGAAGGGGGTCCTGCTGAAGGAAGCCGAGGACCTGGCGCTGGCGGAGGAGCAGGAGCGCCCTACTGTGAGCCGGCGAGCGCCCGCTCGACCATCATCGACAACTGCTCGACGGTAAGCGCGCCGGTCGCCTTCTGACCGTTTACGACAAATCCGGGCGTCGCCGTGATGCCGGTCCGCCGCGCTTCCTGTGTGCCCGTCTCGACGCCTGTCAGCGATCGAGGGTCGGCGAGACAGGCCCCGAACGTCGTACGGTCCATCCCCACGTCGCCGGCCCACCGCTCGAGGCGCGCCGTGTTGAACGTGCCGGTGTTCTCGCCTCCCTGGTGCTGATAGAGCACGGCGAAGTACTCCCAGAATTTCCCGCGCTGCTGCGCGCACCAGGCGGCGCGGCCCGCGAGCGTGGACTCCGGCCCGATAAACGCGAGGGTGTGCCAGATCATGCGCGCCTTGCCCGTGGCGACGTATGTGGCGATGATGCGCGGCTCCGTCTGCCGGACGAACTCGCCGCAATACGGGCACTGAAAGTCCCCGAACTCGTCGATCGTGACCTTGGCTTGCGGCGAACCGAGCATCGGCTCGCCGGTCGGACTGGCACCCTGCGGGACGCCGGCG
Coding sequences:
- a CDS encoding universal stress protein; this translates as MMRILVATDGSPHAKRAAALAARLVRELQKAEIVLVNTGHIPAIALGGPGADMMVDYSVLEEGFEKAGQAILEQTAEVFHGVDAPVTKQYRRGEPSHEILAAAAEAKADMIIMGSRGLGQIGGLILGSVSERVLHGAHIPVLIVR
- a CDS encoding glycoside hydrolase family 13; translated protein: MMPVLDRPLRHVVFRIDGRRIPGARSVALVGSFNRWDSAAELLRRDPDGWWTADVLLVPGEYEYLFLVDGMPWNDPLDDGRMANAWGGHYSLRVVV
- a CDS encoding thioredoxin domain-containing protein, which produces MGRPSAPHRRARPWLWIAGTAVAIVIAAAAIFFLANRSATRAPEALVPAGVPQGASPTGEPMLGSPQAKVTIDEFGDFQCPYCGEFVRQTEPRIIATYVATGKARMIWHTLAFIGPESTLAGRAAWCAQQRGKFWEYFAVLYQHQGGENTGTFNTARLERWAGDVGMDRTTFGACLADPRSLTGVETGTQEARRTGITATPGFVVNGQKATGALTVEQLSMMVERALAGSQ